One window of Quercus robur chromosome 5, dhQueRobu3.1, whole genome shotgun sequence genomic DNA carries:
- the LOC126727634 gene encoding putative disease resistance protein RGA3, with protein sequence MKKHKLNRTIANFLLSVHFLLCYQSKLNFQSPLTMAADALLTDLFKQLASTISQLAKEEIKLLGGVDDEVEKLQDKLGFIKAMMDDAEERHAVKQHTGKLWLAKLQDKYYEMDDVLDTWSTARIKAEIEKEEGKPADVNAPAVVKKKVCSFFPSPSCCFNLPLRHNLGHNDLGHKIRKLNEKLDEIFNDRVKYGIDFNRQPEVVERPITTSFVDESDIIGRDNYREELLSNLLGMGSPKERNPRVISLVGMGGLGKTTLAQIAYNHSEVKAHFEKRIWVCVSDPFDQYKVANEIIECLEGQPPNDTELQSLLVKLCSLIRGKRFFLVLDDVWTEDFTKWEPFRNALKCGAEGSRILVTTRKTGVVNMMESSLIIDLGVLSINDCWLIIKRIAFSDDYGEQYRDLEELGKQLANKCKGLPLAAKILGSYLRGKMSKKEWEKVLHNDLWHLEDIENGLWGPFFLSYYELSSSEKQCFLFCAVFPEDYEFDKFELIINWMAQGYINSKENIEMEVRAEHYFENLVMRSFFQDFKKDDNDGKIVSCKMHLHDFAKSMAKDVCFEINYSSDKVEKDFQRARQLSLIVKETFPEYVYNAKNLRFFHLNFWSSKTVPPELFDHLTCLRTLHLEGQSTLELPNEVEKLIHLRYLKLSCISLKDLPETVCNLCNLHSLDVRKCLKLEKLPQGMGKLINLRHLLLHDDGKIKSFPKGIGRLTCLRMLTYFPVAIGGEGDEICKLGELKNLSHLRFLRLKFDTIDEKTKLRRRMDDDVLVLNGLESPPRLESLKIEFYMGTRLYPIWMMSLTTLKKLTLSQCLTLECLPPLGKLPLLESLVIASTENVRKVGDEFLGIELEPKNKTKNKKDDYDIVFPNLKFLKFLYLDNWEEWKEIGAAREEVENGTLRIMPHLQSLRINYCPKLKSLPGFICTTQIPSLYELVINEEPSLYEYGIGEEWDKISQIPNVKIGYRYVQRDGHEVKSLLGSLIDSKEFSHPKYQH encoded by the coding sequence ATGAAGAAGCACAAACTCAACCGCACTATTGCTAATTTCCTACTTTCTGTTCATTTCTTGCTGTGTTATCAATCCAAACTTAACTTTCAGTCTCCATTAACTATGGCAGCTGATGCACTACTTACTGATCTCTTTAAGCAGTTGGCTTCAACCATTTCTCAGCTGGCTAAAGAAGAGATCAAGTTGCTTGGTGGCGTTGATGATGAAGTCGAAAAGCTTCAAGACAAGCTCGGATTCATCAAGGCAATGATGGACGATGCCGAGGAAAGACATGCAGTGAAGCAGCATACTGGGAAGCTTTGGTTAGCGAAGCTCCAAGACAAATACTACGAGATGGACGACGTTTTGGACACCTGGAGCACTGCAAGGATCAAAGCagagatagagaaagaagaaggaaaaccaGCTGATGTTAACGCTCCTGCTGTTGTGAAGAAGAAGGTATGCTCCTTCTTCCCATCTCCATCATGTTGTTTTAACCTTCCACTGCGTCATAATCTTGGTCACAATGATCTTGGTCACAAGATTAGAAAACTGAATGAAAAATTAGATGAGATTTTCAATGACAGAGTGAAGTATGGGATTGACTTTAACAGGCAACCTGAAGTAGTTGAGCGACCGATAACTACATCCTTTGTGGATGAGTCCGATATAATTGGTCGTGATAACTATAGGGAGGAGCTGTTGAGCAACCTCTTAGGCATGGGTAGCCCAAAGGAAAGAAATCCCCGTGTCATATCTTTGGTGGGCATGGGAGGTCTTGGAAAAACCACTCTTGCCCAAATAGCCTACAATCATAGTGAGGTGAAAGctcattttgaaaaaagaatatgggtttgtgtttctgaTCCTTTCGATCAGTACAAGGTTGCCAACGAAATCATTGAATGTCTTGAGGGTCAACCTCCCAACGATACTGAATTACAAAGTTTGTTAGTTAAACTTTGTAGTTTGATTAGGGGAAAGAGGTTCTTTCTTGTCCTAGATGATGTGTGGACTGAAGACTTCACAAAATGGGAGCCATTCAGAAATGCACTCAAATGTGGTGCCGAAGGTAGTAGAATTCTAGTGACCACACGTAAAACTGGGGTTGTAAACATGATGGAGAGTTCCCTCATAATTGATTTGGGGGTATTATCCATCAATGACTGTTGGTTGATTATCAAGAGAATAGCATTTTCTGATGATTATGGGGAGCAATATAGGGATTTAGAAGAGTTGGGCAAACAACTAGCAAATAAGTGTAAAGGTTTGCCACTTGCTGCAAAGATTCTAGGGAGTTACCTACGTGGCAAGATGAGTAAAAAAGAGTGGGAGAAGGTTTTGCACAATGATTTATGGCACTTAGAAGATATTGAAAATGGTCTTTGGGGGCcattttttttgagttattatGAATTGTCTTCATCCGAGAAACaatgtttcttattttgtgcTGTCTTTCCGGAAGATTATGAATTCGATAAATTTGAGTTAATCATCAATTGGATGGCACAAGGATATAtcaactcaaaagaaaatatagagaTGGAAGTCAGAGCAGAGCACTACTTTGAAAATTTAGTCATGCGCTCTTTTTTTCAAGACTTTAAGAAAGATGATAATGATGGTAAAATTGTAAGTTGCAAAATGCATTTGCATGACTTTGCGAAATCAATGGCAAAAGATGTGTGCTTCGAAATCAATTATAGTAGTGATAAGGTTGAGAAAGACTTTCAGAGGGCTCGCCAGTTGTCATTAATAGTTAAAGAAACATTTCCTGAGTATGTGTATAATGCAAAAAATCTTCGCTTCTTCCATTTGAATTTTTGGTCTTCTAAGACTGTCCCGCCCGAGTTATTTGATCATTTGACATGTTTGCGGACATTGCATTTGGAAGGTCAATCCACTCTAGAACTTCCAAATGAGGTGGAGAAATTAATACATTTAAGATACCTCAAGTTATCTTGTATTAGTTTAAAAGATTTGCCTGAAACAGTTtgtaatttatgtaatttacaCAGTTTGGATGTTCGTAAGTGTCTTAAACTTGAGAAATTACCTCAAGGGATgggtaaattaattaatttaagacaCCTTCTACTTCATGATGATGgtaaaatcaaatcatttccAAAAGGAATTGGGAGATTAACTTGTCTTAGAATGTTAACTTACTTCCCTGTTGCTATAGGCGGTGAGGGTGATGAAATATGTAAATTGGGAGAGTTAAAAAATTTGAGCCACCTTCGTTTTTTGCGTCTAAAATTTGACACAATAGATGAAAAGACAAAgttaagaagaagaatggacgATGATGTATTGGTTTTGAATGGTCTAGAGTCACCTCCACGCTTGGAATCtctaaaaattgagttctaCATGGGCACCCGACTGTATCCTATTTGGATGATGTCCTTGACTACATTGAAAAAGCTTACTCTTAGTCAATGCTTGACGCTAGAGTGCTTGCCTCCTCTGGGGAAGCTGCCGCTTCTTGAATCATTAGTGATAGCATCCACAGAAAATGTTCGAAAGGTGGGAGATGAATTTCTGGGAATCGAATTAGAACCCaagaacaaaaccaaaaataagaaagacGACTATGACATCGTATTTCCAAATCTGAAATTTCTCAAATTTCTGTATCTGGACAACTGGGAAGAATGGAAAGAGATCGGAGCAGCGAGAGAAGAAGTAGAGAATGGTACTCTAAGAATAATGCCACATCTTCAATCCTTGAGAATTAACTATTGTCCTAAGCTGAAGTCACTGCCAGGCTTTATTTGTACTACTCAAATCCCATCTCTCTACGAATTGGTGATCAACGAAGAACCATCTCTCTACGAATATGGGATAGGAGAGGAGTGGGACAAGATTTCTCAAATCCCAAACGTCAAAATTGGTTACCGGTATGTGCAAAGAGACGGTCATGAAGTCAAAAGTTTACTCGGAAGTCTCATCGATTCAAAAGAATTCTCACATCCCAAATATCAACATTAA